One region of Solanum pennellii chromosome 6, SPENNV200 genomic DNA includes:
- the LOC107021029 gene encoding selenoprotein F — translation MQRRERERERVMGVIQVALLCFVVGVLGAKAEQLSTKECENLGFTGLALCSDCRTLAEYVKDQELVSECLSCCTEDSDDAMSKVVYSGAVLEVCMRKLVFYPEVVGFIEEEKDQFPFVKVQYAFNSPPKLIMLDDHGEQKETIRIDNWKREHILQFLKEKVKPSSDI, via the exons ATGcaaaggagagagagagagagagagagagtaatGGGTGTGATCCAGGTAGCATTGCTGTGCTTTGTTGTTGGAGTTTTGGGGGCAAAAGCTGAGCAGTTGAGCACGAAAGAGTGTGAAAATCTCGGGTTTACGGGTTTAGCTCTATGCTCCGATTGTAGAACTCTTGCTGAGTATGTCAAAGATCAAG AGTTGGTGTCTGAATGTTTGAGCTGTTGCACAGAAGACTCTGATGATGCCATGAGTAAG GTTGTTTATTCTGGAGCAGTTTTGGAAGTCTGCATGAGAAAACTAGTTTTCTATCCCGAAGTCGTTGGGTTCATTGAAGAAGAGAAGGACCAATTCCCTTTTGTAAAAGTTCAATATGCATTTAATTCTCCACCAAAGTTGATCATGTTGGATGATCACGGAGAGCAAAAGGAAACCATTAG AATTGATAACTGGAAACGTGAGCACATATTGCAGTTCTTGAAAGAGAAGGTTAAGCCATCATCAGATATCTAA